The Malus domestica chromosome 13, GDT2T_hap1 genome includes a window with the following:
- the LOC103452187 gene encoding delta(3,5)-Delta(2,4)-dienoyl-CoA isomerase, peroxisomal — translation MAIYKSLEIFQKNPKSSVFYLHLNRPSHRNALSRDFFTEFPEALSSLDQNPNVNVIVLSGTGDHFCAGIDLKTLTSISENFVSVDRGRVGEQFRREIKWLQDAITAIERCRKPVIASIHGACIGGGIDIVTACDIRYCSKDAFFSVKEVDLAITADLGTLQRLPGIVGYGNAIELALTGRRFSGPEAKQLGLVSGVFDSRDELENGVRLIAEGIGLKSPLAVTGTKAVLQRSRELNVEQGLDYVATWNSAMLLSDDLTEAISAFAQKRKPVFAKL, via the exons ATGGCGATCTACAAATCCCTAGAAATCTTTCAGAAAAACCCCAAATCCTCCGTCTTCTACCTCCACCTCAACCGTCCCAGCCACCGCAACGCCCTCTCGCGCGACTTCTTCACCGAATTCCCCGAGGCCCTCTCTTCCCTCGACCAAAACCCTAACGTCAACGTCATCGTCCTCAGCGGCACCGGTGACCACTTCTGCGCCGGAATCGACCTCAAAACGCTCACATCGATCTCCGAAAATTTCGTCTCCGTAGACCGAGGCCGCGTCGGAGAGCAGTTTCGGCGGGAGATCAAGTGGTTGCAGGACGCGATCACGGCGATTGAGCGGTGCCGGAAGCCAGTGATTGCTTCCATCCACGGGGCGTGTATCGGCGGTGGTATCGATATCGTGACCGCCTGCGACATAAGGTATTGCAGCAAGGACGCGTTCTTTTCGGTCAAAGAGGTCGACTTGGCGATCACGGCGGACCTCGGGACGCTTCAGAGGCTGCCGGGAATTGTCGGGTACGGAAACGCGATTGAACTGGCGCTTACGGGTCGGAGGTTCTCGGGTCCGGAGGCTAAGCAGCTGGGCCTGGTTTCTGGAGTGTTCGACTCCAGGGACGAGTTGGAAAACGGTGTACGCCTCATCGCTGAGG GAATTGGATTGAAATCTCCACTGGCAGTGACGGGGACGAAAGCGGTATTGCAAAGAAGTAGGGAGCTGAATGTGGAGCAAGGATTGGATTATGTTGCAACATGGAATTCAGCAATGCTGTTATCTGATGATTTAACTGAGGCTATCTCAGCATTTGCCCAGAAAAGAAAGCCCGTCTTTGCCAAGCTCTAA